The DNA window ATGAGTTCCACTTAGCTATTGGCACCGAACAAGGTAAAGTTTTTTTGTATGACAATCTTGAATTAGTTGACAACAATACATCTACTACTATATTAAATTTAGAAAGTGAATTTAATTTAATCACTGATGACTTATTAAGTAACACAAACTCCATTCATTCAAAAATTGCAATACAGGACTTAAATAACGACAATTTACCTGATGTGATTAGAGGTAATGCTAGTGGTGGATTAGAATTATTTTTAGCTAATAGTTTTAATATTTCAAGTCTAAATACCAATTTAGAGAAGATAGAAATATTTCCAAATCCTAACAATGGTAATTTTAATATCAAATTGCCCTTAAATAATAATGGCACTCTAACTATTTTCTCAATTCTTGGTAAAATAATATTAAATAAAAAAATAACATCAAATAAGGAAATTTATCAAATTTCAAATATCAAATCAGGAATTTATATTGTATCAATTAAAACAGAGAACCAAACCTACACAAAAAAAATAGTAGTTAATAATTAAAAAACCTTCATTTCACTTAATAACTCATTTGTTTTTTTAACAGACTTTGCCGATTGAATTAATAGATCATTTTCTTCAGCATTTAAGTTAATATCAACTATTTTTTCCACTCCTTTTTTACCCAACACAACTGGTACGCCAATTGCTAAATCGTATAAACCATATTCCCCGTCTAAAAAAACAGAACATGGAAACATCTTATGCTGATTACAAGCGATAGATTGAACTAAAGATGAAACTGCAGCACCAGGGGCATACCAAGCAGAGGTTCCCAACATTTTAGTTAATGTTGCGCCACCAACTTTAGTGTCGCTTTTGACTTTATCTAATACATCTTTAGATAAGAATTCAGTAACACTCACACTGTTTCGTGTTGCCAACCTTGTTAATGGAACCATGCCCTTATCACTATGACCGCCAATAACCATGGCAGAAACATCAGATGCAGGACAATTTAGAGCCTCACTTAACCTGTATTTAAATCTTGCACTATCTAATGCGCCTCCCATACCAATAATTCTATTTTTAGGCAAACCTGAAATCTTATGTGTTAAATAAGTCATCGTATCCATCGGATTACTAACGATGATTAAAATTACATTTGGCGAATACTTAATTAAATTTTCTGAAACTGTTTTAACAATTCCAGCATTAATACCAATTAACTCCTCTCTAGTCATTCCTGGCTTTCTTGGAATTCCACTGGTAATAACAGCAATATCACTGTTAGAGGTTAATTGATAATTATTCGTACTACCTACAATTTTAGTGTC is part of the Flavobacteriales bacterium TMED191 genome and encodes:
- a CDS encoding malate dehydrogenase, with product MEITVVGAGAVGASCAXYIAIKNFASEVVLLDIKENYAEGKAMDLMQTASLNYFDTKIVGSTNNYQLTSNSDIAVITSGIPRKPGMTREELIGINAGIVKTVSENLIKYSPNVILIIVSNPMDTMTYLTHKISGLPKNRIIGMGGALDSARFKYRLSEALNCPASDVSAMVIGGHSDKGMVPLTRLATRNSVSVTEFLSKDVLDKVKSDTKVGGATLTKMLGTSAWYAPGAAVSSLVQSIACNQHKMFPCSVFLDGEYGLYDLAIGVPVVLGKKGVEKIVDINLNAEENDLLIQSAKSVKKTNELLSEMKVF